The following proteins are co-located in the Mauremys reevesii isolate NIE-2019 linkage group 23, ASM1616193v1, whole genome shotgun sequence genome:
- the TEKT2 gene encoding tektin-2: MATLSVKPGQRFSVPDWHTNANLISTNAERQRSASHQIRQEARTLRNETNNQTQWDEHDNRTRLAERIDSVNRWKETLDKCLTDIDTEIDALAKMKEAAERALQAKNLPLDVAIECLTLRESRRVIDVVKDPVEDELHKEVEVIDGAKRDLQQKVSEAFEQLCLLQEARQQLNFDHRGKMEALEIDRVCSSLNVNSPNISFKVNPTRVPTGSTTPQQWDQYSQYNKDRAEAEMKASTELREAIALTIAQTNNELEAQRVATEFALRKRIREFEKAYDELKWQEKNTLEEIAEMEEDIRRLEEDLRKKMWDLKLAHTRLETRTYRPNMELCWDQVQYGLTDEVHQLEGTIAALKQKLAQSQDALDALYKHLYRIQTDMGYKANSLMLDNKCMDSRRKLTVPAEKFVPEVDTFNRTTNRTLSPLKSRQLELA; this comes from the exons ATGGCCACGCTGAGTGTGAAGCCAGGACAGAGATTTTCAGTCCCAGACTGGCATACCAACGCTAACCTCATCTCTACGAACGCTGAGCGTCAGCGTTCTGCTTCCCATCAGATCAGGCAGGAAGCCAGGACTCTCCGTAATGAAACTAACAACCAG ACACAATGGGATGAGCATGACAACAGAACACGACTCGCTGAACGTATCGACAGTGTGAACAGATGGAAGGAGACCTTGGACAAATGCCTCACAGACATAGACACTGAAATTGATGCCTTAGCCAAA ATGAAGGAGGCAGCGGAACGTGCACTGCAGGCCAAGAACTTGCCTTTGGACGTGGCAATTGAGTGCTTGACACTTCGGGAGAGCCGCCGAGTCATTGACGTGGTGAAGGACCCCGTGGAGGACGAGCTGCACAAGGAGGTGGAGGTGATCGACGGAGCCAAGAGAGATCTGCAGCAGAAAGTGAGCGAGGCCTTTGAGCAGCTCTG CCTCTTGCAGGAAGCACGCCAGCAGCTCAACTTCGATCACCGGGGGAAAATGGAAGCACTGGAGATAGACCGGGTCTGTTCCTCCCTCAACGTCAACTCTCCCAACATCTCGTTCAAGGTCAATCCAACTCGGGTCCCAACTGG ATCAACAACGCCTCAGCAGTGGGACCAGTACAGCCAGTACAACAAAGACCGAGCAGAGGCGGAAATGAAAGCCTCCACTGAGCTGCGGGAAGCAATAGCGCTCAccattgctcag ACAAACAACGAGCTGGAAGCTCAGCGGGTGGCCACGGAGTTCGCCTTGCGGAAGAGGATCCGGGAGTTTGAAAAAGCCTACGACGAGCTGAAATGGCAGGAGAAGAAC ACCTTAGAGGAAATTGCTGAGATGGAAGAGGACATCCGACGCCTTGAGGAAGATCTCAGGAAGAAAATGTGGGATCTGAAACTCGCACACACTCGCCTGGAGACCCGGACTTACCGCCCCAACATGGAGCTGTGTTGGGATCAG GTGCAGTATGGGTtgactgatgaggtccatcagctggAAGGCACCATCGCCGCCCTGAAGCAGAAGCTTGCGCAGTCACA GGATGCCCTAGACGCTCTCTATAAACACCTGTACCGCATCCAAACTGATATGGGCTACAAAGCAAACTCCCTGATGCTGGACAACAAGTGCATGGACAGCAGGAGAAAACTCACAGTGCCCGCTGAGAAATTTGTGCCAGAGGTTGACACCTTCAACCGAACCACTAACCGTACCCTCTCCCCCCTGAAGagcaggcagctggagctggCTTAA
- the ADPRS gene encoding ADP-ribose glycohydrolase ARH3 isoform X1, which produces MAAALAGGSLGRVAARLPPARGRFRGCLAGALLGDCLGATFEGRDVVPLPELLRHLRGLEPPGPAGGSGEEADGKEMLCYTDDTAMARCVVRSLLAKGEFDEVDMARRFAEEHKKEPDRGYGMAVVKVFKKLLSPKCSDVFEPARVQFNGKGSYGNGGAMRVAGVSLIYPDVQDVKKFAKLSAELTHANSLGYNGAILQALAVHLALQGELSRESFLEQLIGHMEDVEADDKSLADARAMGFEELPFSRRLKKIKEFLERSTVPKSDVLLELGNGIAALESVPTAIYSFLRSMKSDPDIPDHYNNLQRVIIYCISLGGDTDTIATMAGAIAGAYYGEEQVPPCWEQSCEAFQETEMLANSLHKLYCQRL; this is translated from the exons ATGGCGGCGGCGCTGGCGGGCGGGTCGCTGGGCCGGGTCGCTGCGCGGCTCCCGCCGGCCCGGGGCCGGTTCCGGGGCTGCCTGGCCGGGGCGCTGCTCGGGGACTGCCTGGGCGCCACCTTCGAgggcagggacgtggtgccgctGCCCGAGCTGCTGCGCCACCTCCGCGGCCTGGAGCCGCCGGGCCCGGCCGGGGGCAGCGGCGAGGAGGCGGATGGCAAag AAATGCTCTGCTACACAGATGACACAGCCATGGCCAGGTGTGTGGTGCGGTCCCTGCTAGCCAAGGGAGAATTTGATGAAGTTGATATGGCCAGGAG ATTTGCTGAGGAGCACAAGAAGGAACCGGATCGGGGCTATGGGATGGCCGTCGTCAAAGTGTTCAAGAAACTTCTGAGCCCCAAGTGCAGTGATGTGTTTGAGCCAGCCCGAGTGCAGTTTAATGGGAAAGGCTCCTACGGGAATGGTGGTGCTATGAGGGTAGCAGGCGTTTCGCTGATTTACCCCGATGTTCAGGATGTGAAGAAG TTTGCGAAGCTCAGTGCTGAGTTGACGCATGCCAACTCACTTGGCTATAACGGAGCCATCCTGCAGGCTCTGGCAGTGCACCTTGCCTTGCAGGGAGAGCTCAGTCGGGAAAGCTTCCTGGAGCAGCTGATCGGCCACATGGAGGATGTGGAGGCAGATGATAAATCTTTGGCTGATGCAAGAGC GATGGGTTTTGAAGAATTACCATTTTCAAGGCGTCTTAAGAAGATCAAGGAATTTTTGGAGCGTAGCACCGTTCCAAAGTCAGATGTATTGCTTGAGTTAG GAAATGGCATTGCTGCTCTGGAGTCTGTCCCCACTGCGATTTACTCCTTCTTGCGCTCCATGAAATCTGACCCAGATATTCCTGATCACTACAACAACCTACAGAGGGTCATCATCTACTGTATCTCGCTGGGTGGAGACACAGATACCATAGCTACCATGGCTGGAGCCATTGCAGGAGCTTATTATGGGGAAGAGCAGGTACCCccatgctgggagcagagctgtgaagCTTTTCAGGAGACGGAGATGCTGGCAAATAGCTTGCACAAACTCTACTGCCAACGACTTTGA
- the ADPRS gene encoding ADP-ribose glycohydrolase ARH3 isoform X2 — MAAALAGGSLGRVAARLPPARGRFRGCLAGALLGDCLGATFEGRDVVPLPELLRHLRGLEPPGPAGGSGEEADGKEMLCYTDDTAMARFAEEHKKEPDRGYGMAVVKVFKKLLSPKCSDVFEPARVQFNGKGSYGNGGAMRVAGVSLIYPDVQDVKKFAKLSAELTHANSLGYNGAILQALAVHLALQGELSRESFLEQLIGHMEDVEADDKSLADARAMGFEELPFSRRLKKIKEFLERSTVPKSDVLLELGNGIAALESVPTAIYSFLRSMKSDPDIPDHYNNLQRVIIYCISLGGDTDTIATMAGAIAGAYYGEEQVPPCWEQSCEAFQETEMLANSLHKLYCQRL; from the exons ATGGCGGCGGCGCTGGCGGGCGGGTCGCTGGGCCGGGTCGCTGCGCGGCTCCCGCCGGCCCGGGGCCGGTTCCGGGGCTGCCTGGCCGGGGCGCTGCTCGGGGACTGCCTGGGCGCCACCTTCGAgggcagggacgtggtgccgctGCCCGAGCTGCTGCGCCACCTCCGCGGCCTGGAGCCGCCGGGCCCGGCCGGGGGCAGCGGCGAGGAGGCGGATGGCAAag AAATGCTCTGCTACACAGATGACACAGCCATGGCCAG ATTTGCTGAGGAGCACAAGAAGGAACCGGATCGGGGCTATGGGATGGCCGTCGTCAAAGTGTTCAAGAAACTTCTGAGCCCCAAGTGCAGTGATGTGTTTGAGCCAGCCCGAGTGCAGTTTAATGGGAAAGGCTCCTACGGGAATGGTGGTGCTATGAGGGTAGCAGGCGTTTCGCTGATTTACCCCGATGTTCAGGATGTGAAGAAG TTTGCGAAGCTCAGTGCTGAGTTGACGCATGCCAACTCACTTGGCTATAACGGAGCCATCCTGCAGGCTCTGGCAGTGCACCTTGCCTTGCAGGGAGAGCTCAGTCGGGAAAGCTTCCTGGAGCAGCTGATCGGCCACATGGAGGATGTGGAGGCAGATGATAAATCTTTGGCTGATGCAAGAGC GATGGGTTTTGAAGAATTACCATTTTCAAGGCGTCTTAAGAAGATCAAGGAATTTTTGGAGCGTAGCACCGTTCCAAAGTCAGATGTATTGCTTGAGTTAG GAAATGGCATTGCTGCTCTGGAGTCTGTCCCCACTGCGATTTACTCCTTCTTGCGCTCCATGAAATCTGACCCAGATATTCCTGATCACTACAACAACCTACAGAGGGTCATCATCTACTGTATCTCGCTGGGTGGAGACACAGATACCATAGCTACCATGGCTGGAGCCATTGCAGGAGCTTATTATGGGGAAGAGCAGGTACCCccatgctgggagcagagctgtgaagCTTTTCAGGAGACGGAGATGCTGGCAAATAGCTTGCACAAACTCTACTGCCAACGACTTTGA
- the COL8A2 gene encoding collagen alpha-2(VIII) chain: protein MLSEAVSLLLLVAGICSVSGGGAGGGGYAQVKYMQPMVKGPLGPPFREGKGQYLDMPPLLPMDLKGEPGPPGKPGPRGPPGPPGYPGKPGTGKPGLHGQPGPAGPPGFSGVGKPGIPGLPGKAGMKGMPGLKGEPGMRGEQGQRGLPGPPGLPGPAGISVNGKPGMQGTPGLPGFRGEPGPKGEPGPRGERGLKGENGIGKPGFPGPRGNGGPPGPAGPPGPNGFGKPGFDGLPGAPGGKGEMGPSGAPGINGEPGPMGPRGPPGIDGLGIPGVGGVPGMQGPVGPKGEPGIRGLPGLPGPAGYGKPGLPGLKGDRGQPGIQGAIGDKGEPGLDGEAGEQGPQGVIGPPGVPGSMGLPGKHGLPGLKGEVGLPGPPGIPGMRGDQGPNGFAGKPGVPGERGLPGSQGPPGPTGPKGEPGFTGVPGVPGLTGSLGPKGDAGIPGQPGLRGPSGIPGLQGPSGPMGPQGLPGLKGEPGLPGPRGEGKVGEPGITGPIGPPGIPGTRGLNGPPGPPGPPGPPGAPGVFDETGMAGLHLPDGGVEGAVLGNGKPGKPQYGKGELSARIAPAFTAILTSPFPASGMPVKFDRTLYNGHNAYNPATGIFTCPISGIYYFAYHVHVKGTNVWVALYKNNVPATYTYDEYKKGYLDQASGSAVLELKENDQVWVQMPSDQANGLYSTEYIHSSFSGFLLCPT from the coding sequence ACATGCCACCGCTCCTGCCGATGGATCTCAAAGGGGAGCCAGGCCCCCCAGGAAAGCCAGGCCCAAGAGGACCTCCAGGCCCCCCAGGCTATCCAGGAAAACCAGGCACTGGGAAACCCGGACTTCAtggccagccaggccctgctggcCCCCCTGGATTTTCTGGTGTTGGCAAACCAGGTATCCCAGGGCTCCCAGGAAAGGCAGGTATGAAAGGGATGCCCGGCCTCAAAGGTGAACCCGGCATGAGAGGTGAGCAAGGCCAGAGAGGATTACCTGGCCCGCCAGGACTGCCTGGGCCAGCAGGCATCTCCGTCAATGGGAAACCAGGCATGCAGGGCACTCCAGGCCTACCAGGATTTCGGGGTGAGCCTGGGCCAAAAGGGGAGCCAGGGCCTCGGGGGGAGCGTGGCTTAAAGGGTGAAAATGGCATTGGGAAGCCAGGGTTTCCGGGTCCCCGAGGAAATGGAGgaccccccggccccgctgggcctCCAGGGCCAAACGGCTTTGGGAAACCAGGGTTTGATGGCTTACCAGGTGCTCCAGGGGGGAAAGGCGAGATGGGCCCATCTGGAGCCCCTGGGATCAATGGGGAACCTGGGCCAATGGGGCCACGGGGTCCCCCAGGCATTGATGGACTAGGCATCCCGGGCGTCGGGGGGGTTCCAGGTATGCAAGGCCCCGTGGGGCCAAAGGGAGAACCCGGTATCCGTGGCCTTCCCGGTTTACCTGGGCCTGCAGGCTATGGGAAACCAGGTTTGCCAGGCTTAAAAGGAGATCGTGGGCAACCTGGGATCCAAGGAGCCATTGGCGACAAAGGGGAACCCGGCCTAGATGGGGAAGCAGGCGAGCAGGGCCCACAGGGTGTCATTGGACCCCCCGGGGTGCCGGGCTCCATGGGTTTGCCAGGCAAACACGGGCTGCCAGGCCTCAAAGGTGAGGTTGGGCTGCCTGGGCCCCCAGGAATACCAGGGATGCGTGGAGACCAAGGGCCAAACGGCTTTGCAGGGAAACCAGGGGTACCTGGAGAGAGAGGTTTGCCTGGGTCACAGGGACCACCTGGCCCCACAGGGCCAAAAGGAGAACCAGGTTTCACAGGGGTTCCTGGGGTGCCAGGGTTAACAGGTAGCCTGGGACCAAAGGGAGATGCAGGAATTCCAGGCCAGCCAGGCCTGAGGGGCCCATCTGGTATTCCAGGCCTCCAAGGCCCTTCTGGTCCCATGGGGCCACAGGGCTTACCAGGGCTGAAAGGGGAACCCGGCCTCCCAGGCCCTCGAGGGGAGGGGAAGGTAGGGGAGCCTGGCATTACAGGACCCATTGGCCCACCTGGAATACCAGGGACACGTGGATTAAacggccccccaggacccccagggCCGCCTGGTCCCCCCGGGGCACCAGGGGTGTTCGACGAGACAGGCATGGCTGGGCTGCACTTACCGGATGGAGGCGTGGAAGGAGCGGTGTTAGGGAATGGTAAGCCTGGGAAGCCCCAGTATGGCAAAGGGGAGCTCTCTGCCCGGATAGCACCTGCTTTCACCGCCATCCTGACCTCCCCGTTCCCAGCCTCTGGCATGCCAGTCAAATTCGACAGGACTTTGTACAACGGGCACAACGCCTACAATCCAGCCACTGGGATATTCACCTGCCCCATCTCCGGCATCTATTACTTTGCCTACCACGTGCATGTCAAAGGGACTAACGTCTGGGTGGCGCTTTATAAGAACAATGTGCCCGCCACATACACCTACGACGAGTACAAAAAGGGCTACCTGGATCAAGCCTCAGGCAGCGCAGTGCTCGAACTCAAAGAGAATGACCAAGTCTGGGTCCAAATGCCCTCGGACCAAGCCAATGGGCTGTACTCCACAGAATACATCCACTCCTCCTTCTCCGGCTTCCTGCTGTGCCCCACATAA